The Halobacillus amylolyticus nucleotide sequence TGATATCACCAATGAGCAGGATCCTAATGTCAGAATTCCTCAGTTATCTAAACTGATTCAAGATCGCAACTTCCCGCTTTTAATATTTGATCGTAATGAGGAAGAGGTTTTATTTAGAACTCTCCCAAAAAGTACGGCGCAATCTTGGGTGGAGCGTTATGATAGTGAACTAGTCGACAAAGAAGTGTGGGAGAGTCAAGGTGAAAGTTATGTCGTCTATGCTCTTCCAATTGCCCCTGGAAATAACAGAGTTTTGGTGATGGCAACCCCCTTAGATGATCTTCAAGCTGTCCAGTCTCTTTTCGCAGTTCGGATGGTTGGTGTGTTCTTTATCGGGTTGATGCTTGCGATTATTGTAAGTTACTTTCTAACCAAAAGGCTCGTGACTCCGCTTACGAGATTGAAACAGGAAGTGGAGAAAATTGAAAAGAGGCAGTTTGATCAAGTGCAAACTGTAAAATCAAGCGGAGAGATTAAAGAAGTAGAGCGTAGTGTGAGACAGATGGCTTATGAACTTGAACGCTATATTACATCACAGAAGCAGTTTTTCCAAAATGCCTCCCATGAATTAAAGACACCGCTGATGTCAATTCAAGGCTATGCGGAGGGGATCCGTGACGGTGTTTTTGAAAGGGATGCTGCAGATAAAGGGCTTACGGTGATCGTCAGTGAGACTGAGCGATTGAAGAAGATTGTAAATGAAATGATTTTATTAGCAAAGCTTGATAGCAATGAGGACGTGTATCATCCTGAAGAAACGAATGTTGTAGAATTGATTTCTCAAGCGAAGGATCGTTTGGTTCCTCTTGCAAAAGGTAAAGACATAGAATTGCATTTTGAACAGAGTGAATCCTTCTATACCTATATCGATAGAGAACGCATTCTTCAAGCTTTAATAAATATGGTTGGCAAT carries:
- a CDS encoding sensor histidine kinase, which produces MRLLYQLNAAFTALIIVVMSITAFFIYSLLMDTLILDEQRQLKQRAGWLVDITNEQDPNVRIPQLSKLIQDRNFPLLIFDRNEEEVLFRTLPKSTAQSWVERYDSELVDKEVWESQGESYVVYALPIAPGNNRVLVMATPLDDLQAVQSLFAVRMVGVFFIGLMLAIIVSYFLTKRLVTPLTRLKQEVEKIEKRQFDQVQTVKSSGEIKEVERSVRQMAYELERYITSQKQFFQNASHELKTPLMSIQGYAEGIRDGVFERDAADKGLTVIVSETERLKKIVNEMILLAKLDSNEDVYHPEETNVVELISQAKDRLVPLAKGKDIELHFEQSESFYTYIDRERILQALINMVGNAIRHANHQVTLHSFVKNDTLKFLVTDDGEGIPDELLPQLFERFIKGKGGETGLGLAISRAIVQRSGGTIRAYNNEGKQGATFEITLTKRMANKDT